The Candidatus Hydrogenedentota bacterium sequence CGCCGTCCGCGGGCGACTACAAGAAGACCGGCGCCGCCAATGGCGTTATCGAAAATGATCTCCTCCTGCGCAACGTGGCCGATTATGTCGTGGCGTCGCAACTGCTCGTATGGGCCGACGGCGACGAGGCGTGGCGATGGGGCGCCCTGCTGTGGGCATCGCAGAAAGCGTGCGATCATTACCCGGCCGTGAAGGCTGACGAGCAGGAGCGCATGGCGGAGAGGGCCCAACAGGTCCGCTCCGCACGGGCCAACGCGGGCGCCGCGAAGAAAACCATGACGCGCCGGGAAGCCCAGGCCGCCTATATCGAAGACCGCATTCCCCAACAACGAAAAGATCCCTATAAAGGCAATATCCTCAAATTGGCGCGGTAACCGCCGAACCCGGCAAATGGCGGCGGTTCCAGTCGTGATCCGTGCCGCCGTGTCCGCTCTTTTTGTGTGTCCGTCGAAGAACGCGCCATGACGATAAAAAAAGCCCGGCCATGAAAGACCACGGCGCCCCAAGCGTGAAGATTATTTTTTCGTGAAGATGCCGGGATTCGCCGGGGCGAACCCCAAAGACTATGGCCTCTTCAGATCCGTCATTCTTGTCCATATTGCGGTTTGCAGAATGCCATTTTTAAGCAAATAGACAATGGTTTTTGGGGATAACATGCTTGGGACATCGCTTCCTCGCGATGAAGAAAAAATTTTCCCGTTCAATAGTATTTTGGACAGCGCTGCCCTGAGGATTTGAGATTGGAATCGCCTGGCCCGGACATCCATTTCCTGTTTTTCATCTGCGTATATCGGCGTTAGCTGTGGATCGTGTGGTCTTCCGCAGATGACGCGGATTCACGCAGATATCGAACCAATAAACGGGATATCGAGGTAAAACATGACTCCTTGCGGTATTGTGTTTTTTTACAACTCGTTTGGACAGCACTGTTATTTTTGTGGAAGCCCGACTTTAGGGCACTGAAACGCGGCCATGCGGCATGAAACACGCCCGGCCGCATCGTATGTGCGGATCACAATCCCGGAATGGAGATTCTTTTCAGAACCGGTTCAGACCGCCGCGTTTTTTCCAAGGATCCGCCGGACATGGTCGAGGGCCGTTACGGCAATGCGAATCTGACTTCGTTCATCCGTTGCGGCATAATTGAGGCGCCAGTCCTCCACGCCGCCCGGCCAAACAAACCGGGCAAAAGTCGTTTGCCCAACGGGATCCGCCTGCAACAGCAACACGCAGTCCGCATGGAATTGATTCCGCAGCGCTTCGGTCTTGTCGAATGTATCGAAAGCGCCGGGCCATACAATACCGCCCGCGAATGATTGCGCGCCGGCCGTCACCATCCGCCGGGCCAGCATCCCCCCGGAATTCGTTTCACAGGCGGCCAAGGTCCATCCCCGCGCCGATAATAAGGCGTCCACTGCCTGCTCGATGGTCGCGTTGCCCGTTCCGACAACGTTGTCGGGAAGACGCTTGCGCACTTCCGCCTCCACCGCGTCAATCATTGCATCGGCTTCGGCAACGGATCCGGCGCGCGCCGTGATCCGAACGCGCACCGCATCCGGATACGCCAGCACGCCAACGGTCGGATTTCGCTGGCTCCTGATCAGATCGCCGATCACGGCGTCTACGCGCGATTCGCCGAGTCCGCAAACGTTCAGCACGCGGCTGTGGATAACCGCTTCGATGCCGAACTTTTGCCGCAAATACGGGATCACATGTTCCCTGAGCATCGGGATCAGTTCTCCCGGCACGCCCGGCATGCAGACGATCGTGCCGCGCGCGTCTTCGACAATCAGGCCCGGCGCGGTGCCGTGCGGATTTTCGATGCCGGCGGCGCCGCGCGGCGCGAAGGCCTGTTTCCTGTTGTTCTCCGTCATGACAAACCGGAATCGCGCGAAGCGCTCCGCAAGCGCATCGAACAGGTCCTGCCTGAATTCGAGGGGACGTCCCAACAACTCGGCAATACATTCACGCGTGATATCGTCTTCTGTTGGCCCAAGCCCGCCGGAAGTGAGCACCACCTCCGCGCGGTCCAACGCATCGCTCAACGCCTGCTTGATCCGTTCCGGATTGTCCCCGACCGTCGTTTTTTGGCGCAGGTTGATGCCGTTTTCCGCCAGCATCCGGCCCATCTCCGCCGCATTGGTGTCCACAATCTGTCCCAGCAGCAGTTCCGAACCAATCATCAGGATTTCACATTGCATCGAAATAAACCTCTTGTCCGTATGCGCCATGTATCAGGCCCATGACTGCGCATGATTTCGACGACATGCCCATAGAGACTCATCGCAATTCCATCGGCCAATCCCGCCCATTGCACCGGTTTTCCCATGCCCATGTCAAGATGACGGTTGAACGGACCGGATGATCGCCATGATCACATCCTGCGGGCAAATATGTTTTCCTCAACCTTGATCCCGGCGCTTCGCTCGTCTACTCTTGCACTTGGCCACGGCCATGGAAGGAGTTTTCATACGTTTTCCCGCATGCTTGAATTATTGAACGGTCCACGTGGTCTTGTCGTTGTCCTGTTGATTGCGGCGGCGCTGGCCTTGCCGTCGCTGGGCGTGGGATTCTTTCTGGACGATTACGCCCACCTCGCGGCGTTGGACGGAATCAGCCCGGTGGCGCGACCGTGGAACGTGTATTGTTTTGCGCCGGGCGATCCCGAAAAAATGGCGCAAATCATCGAGGAGGGCCCGTTCCCGTGGTTCACGCGGCTCGACATTCGCGTGCAGTTTTTCCGCCCGCTGTCTTCCGCAACCATGCGGCTGGACCGTTGGCTGTTCGGCGACGTGGCGTGGCCGTACCATTTGCATTCAATCCTGTGGTATCTGGCGGTGGTGGCCGCCGTGGGAACCCTCCTGCGGCGGGTATTGCCGGGTTCAATGGGCATGCTGGCCCTGCTCCTTTTCGCGGTAGCGGCCACGCACTGGTTTCCGGTGGCATGGTGGTCGCATCGCAATGCGCTTGTCTCGTGCGCGCTGGGTTTCGGCGGCCTGCTGGCCTACGTCCGCTGGCGCGAGACGCAGTGGAGACCCGGCGCATGGCTGGCGCTGGGCGGATTTGGACTCGGTTTGCTGGCCGGGGAGACTGCTTTCAGTATTTCGGCGTATATCGTGGCCTACGAACTCTTCGCGGCGCCGGGATCGGCGACGCGGCGAATCGGCGTACTCGCGCCCGTCTCGATGCTGGCGGTACTCTACCTGCTCCTGTATTCGGGCAGCGGCTACGGGGTGCAAGGCACGGGCTGCTATATAAATCCCATGCGTGAACCGCTGGTGTTTCTGGCGGCGGCGCCGCAACGCTTTCTGATCATGGCCGCCAACCAGTTCTTCTTGTGGCCCGCCGAAATCCCCGCCCTGATCCCCCAAATGGCTTGGCCGTCCGCCGCCATTGGTATCGCGGCGCTGGTAGTGGTTGTACTTGCCTTGCGCGCCGCGTGGCGCCATCTTGCGCCGGAAGAACGCAGAAGTTCCCGCTGGCTGATGATCGGCGGTCTGATGTCCATAGTCCCCTTCCTCGCGCCCTTTACGTCCGGCCGCCTGCTGATGGTTTCGTCGCTGGGCGGATCGGTGGCGATAGCGATAATCATCCGCGAAGGCCGGCGCGCCTGTTCGCCACGCGCGCTGCATACGCTGGCACGCATTCTGATAGCGATTCATCTGATATTGGCCCCCTTGGCATGGCTGCTTCTTTCCCCCGCTTTTGCCCGACTCAACAGCCATGTAACCCGCTTGTCGGAATCCGTGGAAATTGACGACGATCGCGTCGCGTCGCAGCAAGTCATGTTGCTCAGCGTGCCCGATCCCGCGATTGGGATCTATGCGTCGGCCATGCGCATGCACAACGGACACCCCAAACCCGCGGCATGGAGGCCCTTGTCGGTTTCGCCATGCGATTCCATATTCACCCGAACCGCATCCAATGCTTTCGAACTTGCCCTTGACGGCGAAATGCTCAAGACCTTGCCCGAACAGATTGCCCGCGACGCCGCCGCTAAATTGGAGCCGGGCGATCGGTTGGAATTCGACTCATTCGGCGTCACCGTGCTCGATGTCGGAAAAATAGGCCCCAAACGCATCGCATTTCACTTCGCTAAACCGTTGGAAGATCCCGCCTATGTATGGCTCGAATGGCGCGAAGGCCGTTTGCGTCCGTTCAAACCGCCACCCGAAGGCCAATCCGTCCGTCTGAAATGGACGGGACCATTCCGGCGCGACACCGGCTCGTAAAGCGTCAAAGACGATCCATCTGGGATCGTCCGTCGAAAGGACTCTTTTGCCGTGGACGTTGTGGACGTTGTGAACCCTGCGGATCCTGCGGACTTCTTCTTGGGTTTCTATCGTTCATCGCGTCCCTGCCGTCCATGGGCTAAACCGGGGACTTTCGTTCTCACCGCCGAATTCGATTCATGGTTCCAGGCGGCACGTAAAAACGTCTTTCGGCAGGTTCAAAACAAGCGTGCCGCTGTCGGTTTGCAGGGCAATCCCGCTTTGAATCGTACCGTTTTCCGCGTGTGCGATGACCCGCACGGGTAACGGCGCTCCAAACGGCATTTTCCCCGCATCGAATTCCATTGTAAACGCTGGATGGCCGGGCAACGGCGTCACGACAAGCGCATCGCCGTCCCGAACCATGCGGCAGCCGCCGTTCGTCGCAAGATCGTCGAACCGGACAAGTTTCCCGTCTGGATTCCCGCGTTCCGCGATCGGATCGGGTTGCGGCGGCAGCGGCGTCCATGTTGCGCCCTGGTTTTCGATACGCAACGTGCCCACGCGCACACGCTGTTGATCGTCATTCGGCCCGCGCAACGGGAGACGTCCGATATCGGGCCGGTACATGCCCACGCGCAACTCGAAGGCGTCGCCGGGTTGGGCGTCCGCCGGCCACTCCCCCGAGCTGATCGTCTTGATTTCGCCCGTCCACTCGTTCGTCGGCACGGGCGGCTGCATGTCGGCCTGGAACACGATACTGCCCGATTCATCCACGAAATGGCCGAATAGCATGAGCGACTCGCCCGTCGGCTGTTGGGCATGCCACCGAAGCGTCACCCGCACCGTGCGGGCCTCGACCGTTTCGACGCGCGCATCCGCCACCGAAATCGGGAACCGGTTATCCAGCGACGATCGCGCGTTCACATAGAGCGAGTCCGGCGAACGGCTCCACTCGACCACAACGCCATCGCGCCGTTCGATGGCCGCTTCGACCGTGTCCAATGCGGCATAAAACCCGTATTGAGGCAATTCGCGCCCTTTCACGTTCCACGGGGTTTCGCCTCGGTTGACCCATACCTTCCCCCTGCCTTGCCATTCGACGCGCAGACGGCGCATGTCGTTGCCGTCGAAGCGGACCTCGTGCATGGGCTTCAGCGCGAGGGCACGTCCGGCTTCGTGAAGGAGCCAATATTTTCGAACCACGTCACGGCTGAACGGTTCCGGAACCATCGCCGGATGGCCGTCGAGAATCTCCACGCTCATGTAATCGTCGCTGTAGATGCCGTGCGTAATCGCAGGCAGCCCGCCCGCAAACCGGGACTCATAGCCCGCCCCGTGCAGGACGAAACGGTCGTGCACGAACATGTCGAGCCACGGCACACGTTCCGCGTCCCTGCACGTGATCGGCCATACGGTCCACGGCGCGCCTTTCGGGGGATTCGGATCGACTCGCAGGTGGTTGCACTGCGCGCCGTCGAGATAGCCGATGAGTTGGTCGTGGCCGCTTTCCGAGATCTGCGGCGCGTTGTCGCCGAGTTGTTCGCGGATCCACGCAAAGGTACGGCCCCAGGTATCGCGCGTGAAGAGGCGGTCATGGAATTGTCCGTCGAAGGTCCACGATTCATAGGGGCCGATTGAAGAAAACACGTCTATGAAATACCCCGTCGGTGCGATGTTTTCTTTCAGCCATTGCACGTTCTTTTCCATGAACGGCCAGTAGGCGTCCGTCCGCCAACGATATGATTGCGCGCCCTGTCCCTCATTGAACCACGCGCGAATCGGTTCGCCGTCCCGCGTGAACGCCACATGCTTGTAGGAGAAACCGTCCGCGTCGGGATAGAGGTCAATGTAATTGTCGTGCGGGGCGAACAGGACGCCGGCGTCTCTGCACGTCTTGGCAAGCGCCTGAAAATCCTCGACGCTTCCGAAATTGGGATTCGGCGGGCAGATATCGGGCAAGCGGTAGTCGTATCCCCAGCGCTGCCAGTTGTGCCATACCACAACGCTGTCCGTCAGGCCGTAACGAAAGGCCCGGTGAAGCGCCTGCGCGCTTTCCCTATAACGTCCGCCCCAGAGGTCGAAGACGAAGCGGCCAGCCAGCGCTTGAACACCGCCCGCCGCCGGGCGCGTATCCAGCGCACGGCATGCCCGAGCGCCCTGCCACACGTCGCGCGCGGGAAAAAAACGCATGGTCTGATTGAACGGCGCGTGCAGCGTAAAACGCCTTTCCCCGGGCGATACTTCCAGCCGCGTCGGCGGCGCGTCAACGGCCTGCACGAGCGAAACCCCATTCGTGAAATCGAATCCCACCGCCGAACTTGCGAGTTGATGCCCGTCGAAATGCAGGTTGAATGCCCGCGGTTCTTCGAGTACGTTGCCGACACCCGCGTACACGCGCAGCAATTCTCCGCTCCACGATCCCGCCGCGACATCTTCGATGTACACGACATTCCACGGTTTGGGCGCGGGCGCGTTCTCCAATCGAAAACGCACATCGAGGCCGGTTCCACCGACGACCTGCATTTCGCCGGCGAGGTCGAAGGCCGCATCGCCCTTGCGCAGACGATGAACGACGCGAAGCAAGCCGTCGCCAAACGTTTGCGACACGTCCCCGGCCACGACGACATAGTCCCCGATTTCGCTGCCCGCCACGCGCACACGGAATCCGCGGAAGCCAATCTGCTTGCCATCCTTCATCGTAAAGGCGAGTTCGCCGTCGAGCATGCCCCGCGAACCCGGACGCCATTCGACTTCGGCGTTGAGGTCATCGAACAGGATCTTCCCCAACCGAACCGGTTCGCCCAAGGCTGATTCCGAGTCCGGCTTCGGCGTTCCCGCGACGACCGTCGGCATCGCCCAGTACGACTGATCGCAGGTCGTATCGTTGCGCGGCCCCGGATGCGATTCAAATTGCAGGCGAACCGTTTTGCCCGCAAAGGCCGCAAGATTCACTTCGGCTTCTTGCCACGTCTTCGCATCCGAGTGGCGTTCAAAGACGACATCGCCCAACGTGGCATCGGGCGCGTCGAACGCCGCCACGCGCACGCGGAACGTCACGCCGTCGCTCGAAGGCTCCGTCGGCATGGTGTCGCGGATGGCATGTGCGAACCGCAGGAGGATGGGCTGACCCTCTGGCAATTGCAGCGGATACTCGACCAGCGCCGTCCCTGAAAGCCCCTGATGCCACGGCGGGTGGATGCCGATGGCTTCACGGTTGTCCGGGCGCGCCGCGGAAACAAACGGCTCGACGCTCGCCCGGGTTCGCCCGTCCGCGCCGTGCCATCCCACGGCGCGCGTTTCCACCGTTTCGCCATTTACCTGAATCAATGTCCGAAAACACGGCAGCCGCAGCAGCAGACACGCATTATCCCGTCCGATCGCCACCGGATGCCACGGAACCGTTGCGACATTCGGACGCGGCGGATTCGGCATTTGCGTTTCAATGAGCAGGACCGCATGCGCCTTGCGCTCGTAGCCATTCATCCCGCAACCGGCCTCGGCATAGGCATGCAGCGGATAGATTGCATTGTATGTGCCCGGACCGGCCGTAACGGTCCCGTCAATGGACACCGAACCGTGCGCTTCGAGTTTGAACGATACGACGCCATTTGGTTCGACACGCCATTGGTCCGTCACGGTCAAACGCAGCGATCCATCCATGAGCGAGTCGCTACTCAGGTTCTCGACTCTGACCGTGAATGGCACAGGCGTGTCCACGGCCGTAATCTTCGCCGGTCCCTCGATTCGGATTCTCAGGGGACGCGCCGTGTCCTCCGGCGGATTGAACGCCACCGCGGAGAAAGCGGCCGTCCATGCGAAAACAAAGAAAAACAGCATCTGCCGAATGTCCATGGCATCGCCCTCGTCATATTGACAACCGAACGATATATCAAAACAGATACCGGGTTCGAGCGGATCCCCCGATAAGTCAGGAGCGATTTGATTCCATCTCGTGTGCGATCCGGTGCATGTCGTCCACGACGCGCGCGAGTTCGCGCAAAATGGGATGCGGCCAGTCCACGGCCAGCGCGCGAACCATTTCCCCATAATACCAGAGCGTACCGTCGCGCCCGCCTTTGAACAGGTCCCAAACGGCGTTGCCGCGTTCCGCAAGGTCGCTGACGATGCTTCGCGCGTTGTGCAGCTTGTCGGCGGCGATGACCAGTTTCAGTTTCGGATCGGCCGTCTTCGCGTGTTCGATGAATTGTTCCTTGCGTTCCCGCCACGGTGGCTTGGGTTCGCTATCCGAATCGCTGCAACCCTCCACATGGCGCGCCACGACCTCACCGAACGCCGCGCGAATCCGTTCGAGGGTGTCGCGTCCGCCCTGATCCTCGACGGCATCGTGCAACAGCGCCGCGATGAACTGGTCTTCGTCGGCGCCATGACGTCCCGCAATGGCCGCAACCCCTATGAGATGCGTGATGTAGGGGACCCGCGAACCCTTGCGCCGCTGGGTGCGATGCAATTCGTACGTGAACGCAAACGCATCCACAATCCGCGGAGAATAATCCATGAGCATTATCTCCCCCGATTTTTGTCTCGATCGCCAAGCAATCGGATGAGTTCTTCCGGACGATCGGTCTGAATGCCGTCCACTCCGCGTTCGAGAAGCGGCTGCCACGTTTCCGGTCCGCCGTCGTCGCAAAAAACCAGCGCGCCCGATGCATGGCATTTTTTGACAAACGTCCGGGAGCAATGTTTCCAAGTCGTGGCGACAATCCGCGGTTTCACGGTGGACAGTAGTCCGGAAAGAAACATTTCGGGGCCGGGATCGGGCATTGCGATGCAATCCGGACATTCCGAGTGCAGCAGCGGCGCCATGCTTCCCCCAATGTACCAGACCATTTCATGTTCCATTCCGCGCGCCTTCACGATCCGGGCCAGCTCCGGGATCGGCGCATTCTTGAGATCGAGGTAAATGCCTATCCGGCCCTTGCAGAGTTCCAGAATTTCCTCCAAGGTGGGGATGCGCGCTTCCTTCCACTGCGGCCCCACCCGGCTACCAATGTCCATTGCCCGCAATTGTTCCAGGGTAAACGAGGCCACAGGACCTTCCGCATCTTTTGTGTAGGCGTTTACCTCGCCGTTATGAATACTGACAAAATGGCCGTCTTTGGTTGTTCGAACGTCAATTTCGACGAAGTCCGCGCCTATCTCGATTGCCTTTTTATAGGCCGGCAGGGTATTTTCCGGAATGCCGTCATGGACTCCGCGGTGGGCAATAACATACACGCCCCCCTGTTTGGGCGGCTTCAAGGGCAACGCCTCGTTGCCGGCCGCCAGCATCGCCCATGCCATGCAGCCGATCAGCGCCATCAAGCACATGTTTGCCACCTCCCTGTGGAAACCATTCTTGCCGCCGCGCCTTCCGATGTCAAACGCGGCGTCAAGAGTCGCTCCACCCGAAAAAGGGCGGCTTCTCTTGCGCCTATTCGGTAATGCCCAAGCCTTGTCCATCGGCAAGAGAGTTATTCTTCCTGCATTTCCTCCGTAGCGCTTGCAAAGCAATCGCCGCAAGCAGAATAAACAATAGCATCAGCGTCTTGGGTGTTGCAGCCGGAAGGCTTCCCAGGGGAAAGACATTAATATAGACAGGCTCCGACTCATAGACGGATTTACTGTCGTCGCTCATTCGGCATACATACCAACCTGTGTCGTCCTCGGTCAGGGACTCAATATGCAAGGTTGCATCGGTATGGCCGGAAAGAGTCACGCCGTTTCGATACCATTGATAGGTCGCGGATCCAACCGGCAAAGGACCATCGTAGATCAACGTCAGGGAGTCGCCCGCTTCCTTCCAGTTGCCGCCCCGAACCGTGCCCGCCTTGGAAACGAGCGTGGCCGCCACAAGATACGATGCCGTCTGAATGGCGCAAACGGGCGCACTGGCCGCTGCGCGCAGCGCTCCGCAGGCCTCCGTGACACGAAGCAATTGCTGCCATGTGTTCTCATTTGTTTTCCATGAATATAAACGCGTTATTCCCGTCGTCCAGTTGGTGACGCCGCCCACAAGCCAACGCCCAAAATCAGGCGATTCCAGCACAATGCTTTCATCCCCGGTTTGCGGGCCAACAAACATAAACCCACTTTCCAGATTATACTGTGAAAAACCGGGCGTTCCCGTTGCATTCGACGACCAGAGCGAAAGACGTGGCGCATTTTCGATGCCTCCAGA is a genomic window containing:
- a CDS encoding HD domain-containing protein; this translates as MDYSPRIVDAFAFTYELHRTQRRKGSRVPYITHLIGVAAIAGRHGADEDQFIAALLHDAVEDQGGRDTLERIRAAFGEVVARHVEGCSDSDSEPKPPWRERKEQFIEHAKTADPKLKLVIAADKLHNARSIVSDLAERGNAVWDLFKGGRDGTLWYYGEMVRALAVDWPHPILRELARVVDDMHRIAHEMESNRS
- a CDS encoding CinA family nicotinamide mononucleotide deamidase-related protein; protein product: MQCEILMIGSELLLGQIVDTNAAEMGRMLAENGINLRQKTTVGDNPERIKQALSDALDRAEVVLTSGGLGPTEDDITRECIAELLGRPLEFRQDLFDALAERFARFRFVMTENNRKQAFAPRGAAGIENPHGTAPGLIVEDARGTIVCMPGVPGELIPMLREHVIPYLRQKFGIEAVIHSRVLNVCGLGESRVDAVIGDLIRSQRNPTVGVLAYPDAVRVRITARAGSVAEADAMIDAVEAEVRKRLPDNVVGTGNATIEQAVDALLSARGWTLAACETNSGGMLARRMVTAGAQSFAGGIVWPGAFDTFDKTEALRNQFHADCVLLLQADPVGQTTFARFVWPGGVEDWRLNYAATDERSQIRIAVTALDHVRRILGKNAAV
- a CDS encoding DUF5696 domain-containing protein; its protein translation is MDIRQMLFFFVFAWTAAFSAVAFNPPEDTARPLRIRIEGPAKITAVDTPVPFTVRVENLSSDSLMDGSLRLTVTDQWRVEPNGVVSFKLEAHGSVSIDGTVTAGPGTYNAIYPLHAYAEAGCGMNGYERKAHAVLLIETQMPNPPRPNVATVPWHPVAIGRDNACLLLRLPCFRTLIQVNGETVETRAVGWHGADGRTRASVEPFVSAARPDNREAIGIHPPWHQGLSGTALVEYPLQLPEGQPILLRFAHAIRDTMPTEPSSDGVTFRVRVAAFDAPDATLGDVVFERHSDAKTWQEAEVNLAAFAGKTVRLQFESHPGPRNDTTCDQSYWAMPTVVAGTPKPDSESALGEPVRLGKILFDDLNAEVEWRPGSRGMLDGELAFTMKDGKQIGFRGFRVRVAGSEIGDYVVVAGDVSQTFGDGLLRVVHRLRKGDAAFDLAGEMQVVGGTGLDVRFRLENAPAPKPWNVVYIEDVAAGSWSGELLRVYAGVGNVLEEPRAFNLHFDGHQLASSAVGFDFTNGVSLVQAVDAPPTRLEVSPGERRFTLHAPFNQTMRFFPARDVWQGARACRALDTRPAAGGVQALAGRFVFDLWGGRYRESAQALHRAFRYGLTDSVVVWHNWQRWGYDYRLPDICPPNPNFGSVEDFQALAKTCRDAGVLFAPHDNYIDLYPDADGFSYKHVAFTRDGEPIRAWFNEGQGAQSYRWRTDAYWPFMEKNVQWLKENIAPTGYFIDVFSSIGPYESWTFDGQFHDRLFTRDTWGRTFAWIREQLGDNAPQISESGHDQLIGYLDGAQCNHLRVDPNPPKGAPWTVWPITCRDAERVPWLDMFVHDRFVLHGAGYESRFAGGLPAITHGIYSDDYMSVEILDGHPAMVPEPFSRDVVRKYWLLHEAGRALALKPMHEVRFDGNDMRRLRVEWQGRGKVWVNRGETPWNVKGRELPQYGFYAALDTVEAAIERRDGVVVEWSRSPDSLYVNARSSLDNRFPISVADARVETVEARTVRVTLRWHAQQPTGESLMLFGHFVDESGSIVFQADMQPPVPTNEWTGEIKTISSGEWPADAQPGDAFELRVGMYRPDIGRLPLRGPNDDQQRVRVGTLRIENQGATWTPLPPQPDPIAERGNPDGKLVRFDDLATNGGCRMVRDGDALVVTPLPGHPAFTMEFDAGKMPFGAPLPVRVIAHAENGTIQSGIALQTDSGTLVLNLPKDVFTCRLEP
- a CDS encoding glycerophosphodiester phosphodiesterase family protein; its protein translation is MCLMALIGCMAWAMLAAGNEALPLKPPKQGGVYVIAHRGVHDGIPENTLPAYKKAIEIGADFVEIDVRTTKDGHFVSIHNGEVNAYTKDAEGPVASFTLEQLRAMDIGSRVGPQWKEARIPTLEEILELCKGRIGIYLDLKNAPIPELARIVKARGMEHEMVWYIGGSMAPLLHSECPDCIAMPDPGPEMFLSGLLSTVKPRIVATTWKHCSRTFVKKCHASGALVFCDDGGPETWQPLLERGVDGIQTDRPEELIRLLGDRDKNRGR